A DNA window from Aythya fuligula isolate bAytFul2 chromosome 4, bAytFul2.pri, whole genome shotgun sequence contains the following coding sequences:
- the HIPK4 gene encoding homeodomain-interacting protein kinase 4 has protein sequence MTLVVGGELYDIVDMVGKGSFGEVARSCRKSTGEMVAIKILRNEGNQGQSAWNEVKVLRALQAVDTEAAHIVRFLESFQDSACTYLVFELLEQSLFEFQKKNNFSPLPVRHIRTIVAQVLVALAKLKELTIIHADLKPENIMLVDHARHPFRVKLVDFGSACIFSEACFIKEPYIQTRFYRAPEILLGLPFCEKMDMWSLGCVVAELHLGRPLYPGRNEDEQVRYICKTQGLPPGRLLCTARKAQRFFRRAPDLAGSWQLKPEVAVVGAKVTVGRRRYILSSLEQMVAVNMRPLLGAEQEALAERCDLHGMVELVQRMLTWDSHERITPSTALKHPFISMRQLESSFQATQYYQLCQQAAQASREDAAGATATPTVEEGTAFPPEKYGSCSAQTATTQMDNLSLGAELYVLLTQYEVQLGGAAIGTDVAGEAVGRWGSWGSRVFAEFCTVFAAEQQRQELLK, from the exons ATGACGTTGGTGGTGGGTGGCGAGCTCTACGATATTGTGGACATGGTGGGTAAGGGGTCCTTCGGGGAGGTGGCCAGGAGCTGTCGGAAGAGCACAGGAGAGATGGTTGCCATTAAGATCTTGAGGAATGAAGGCAACCAAGGCCAGAGTGCCTGGAACGAGGTGAAGGTGCTGCGGGCGCTGCAGGCGGTGGACACGGAGGCAGCGCACATCGTCCGCTTCCTTGAGTCTTTTCAGGACAGTGCCTGCACCTACCTGGTCTTCGAGCTGCTGGAGCAAAGCCTCTTTGAATTCCAGAAGAAGAACAACTTCTCGCCGCTGCCCGTGCGGCACATCCGCACCATCGTGGCGCAGGTGCTGGTGGCGTTGGCCAAGCTGAAGGAGCTCACCATCATCCACGCTGACCTGAAGCCGGAGAACATCATGCTGGTGGACCATGCGCGTCACCCTTTCCGTGTGAAGCTGGTGGACTTTGGCTCGGCCTGCATCTTCAGCGAGGCGTGCTTCATCAAGGAGCCCTACATCCAGACCCGCTTCTACCGGGCGCCCGAaatcctgctggggctgcccttcTGCGAGAAGATGGACATGTGGTCCTTGGGCTGCGTGGTGGCCGAGCTCCACCTGGGCAGGCCGCTCTATCCAGGCAGAAATGAGGACGAGCAGGTCCGCTACATCTGCAAGACGCAGGGTTTGCCGCCGGGGAGGCTGCTATGCACTGCCCGCAAAGCTCAGCGCTTTTTCCGGCGGGCGCCAGATCTGGCTGGATCTTGGCAGCTGAAGCCGGAGGTGGCAGTGGTTGGGGCAAAGGTGACGGTGGGGCGGAGGAGATACATCCTCTCCTCGCTGGAGCAGATGGTGGCAGTCAACATGCGACCGCTGCTTGGCGCCGAGCAGGAGGCGCTGGCCGAACGCTGTGACCTGCACGGGATGGTGGAGCTGGTGCAGAGGATGCTCACCTGGGACTCACATGAGAGGATCACGCCCAGCACCGCCCTCAAGCACCCGTTCATCTCCATGAGGCAGCTGGAGTCCAGCTTCCAGGCCACCCAGTACTACCAGCTGTGCCAGCAAGCTGCCCAGGCGTCCCGCGaggatgctgctggtgccaCCGCCACTCCTACTGTGGAAGAAGGCACCGCATTCCCACCAGAGAAGTATGGTTCTTGCAGTGCACAGACAGCCACCACTCAGATGGACAACCTCAGCCTGG GGGCAGAACTGTATGTCCTTCTGACTCAGTATGAAGTGCAGTTAGGAGGTGCAGCAATTGGAACAGATGTAGCAGGCGAAGCAGTTGGGAGgtggggcagctggggcagtCGAGTATTTGCAGAATTTTGTACAGTATTCgcagcagaacagcaaaggCAGGAACTCCTGAAGTAA